A single Agrococcus sp. ARC_14 DNA region contains:
- the der gene encoding ribosome biogenesis GTPase Der: MTENEGYEPGTADELDGEAVEVEQVTYENEEARVSALRAGLSDYELDDEDAALLDLAAAGPDAIRIMPALPVLAIVGRPNVGKSALVNRILGRREAVVEDTPGVTRDRVTYKAEWSGRRFTVVDTGGWEPDARGIDRSVALQAEIAVELADAVLFVVDVNVGPTSTDEHVVRMLRQSNRPVILVANKSDDARRDLEASSLWSLGLGEPRPVSAVHGRGVADLLDAAMELLPEISAVAKEELGGPRRVAILGRPNVGKSSLLNKAAGEERVVVNELAGTTRDPVDEQIELGGRVWRFVDTAGIRRRVHLQQGADFYATLRTQAALEKAEVAVVLLDVTEPISEQDVRIVDLVLESGRALVLGFNKWDQLDDERRRYLEREIEQDLAHVDWAPRVNISARTGRHLEKLVPALETALDSWDTRVPTGKLNAFIADLVAAHPHPLRGGKQPRILFATQASTRPPTFVLFTTGFLDPQYRRFITRRLREDYGFEGSPIVVNMRVREKRTRRT; this comes from the coding sequence ATGACTGAGAACGAGGGCTACGAGCCCGGCACCGCTGACGAGCTCGACGGTGAGGCCGTCGAGGTCGAGCAGGTCACGTACGAGAACGAGGAGGCGCGGGTCTCCGCGCTGCGCGCCGGGCTCTCGGACTACGAGCTCGACGACGAGGATGCGGCGCTGCTCGATCTCGCCGCCGCCGGCCCCGACGCCATCCGGATCATGCCCGCGCTGCCGGTGCTGGCGATCGTCGGCCGCCCGAACGTGGGCAAGTCGGCACTCGTGAACCGCATCCTGGGCCGCAGAGAGGCCGTCGTCGAGGACACCCCCGGCGTCACCCGCGACCGCGTGACCTACAAGGCGGAGTGGAGCGGGCGCCGCTTCACGGTCGTCGACACGGGCGGATGGGAGCCGGACGCGCGCGGCATCGACCGCTCGGTCGCGCTGCAGGCCGAGATCGCCGTCGAGCTCGCCGACGCCGTGCTGTTCGTCGTCGACGTCAACGTCGGCCCGACGTCGACCGACGAGCACGTCGTGCGGATGCTGCGGCAGTCGAACCGCCCGGTGATCCTGGTGGCCAACAAGTCGGACGACGCGCGCCGCGACCTGGAGGCCTCCTCGCTGTGGAGCCTCGGGCTGGGCGAGCCCCGCCCCGTCTCGGCGGTGCACGGACGGGGTGTCGCCGATCTGCTCGATGCCGCGATGGAGCTGCTGCCGGAGATCTCCGCTGTCGCCAAGGAGGAGCTGGGCGGGCCACGCCGCGTCGCCATCCTGGGTCGCCCGAACGTCGGCAAGTCGAGTCTGCTGAACAAGGCCGCGGGGGAGGAGCGGGTCGTCGTCAACGAGCTCGCAGGCACCACCCGCGACCCGGTCGACGAGCAGATCGAGCTCGGCGGGCGCGTGTGGCGCTTCGTGGACACCGCGGGCATCCGCCGCCGCGTGCACCTGCAGCAGGGCGCCGACTTCTATGCGACGCTGCGCACGCAGGCCGCGCTCGAGAAGGCGGAGGTCGCCGTCGTGCTCCTCGACGTCACCGAGCCGATCAGCGAGCAGGATGTGCGCATCGTCGACCTCGTCCTCGAGTCGGGCCGCGCGCTCGTGCTGGGCTTCAACAAGTGGGATCAGCTCGACGACGAGCGCCGCCGCTACCTGGAGCGCGAGATCGAGCAGGATCTCGCCCACGTCGACTGGGCGCCGCGCGTCAACATCTCGGCGCGCACCGGCCGCCACCTCGAGAAGCTCGTGCCCGCGCTCGAGACGGCGCTCGACTCGTGGGACACCCGCGTGCCCACCGGCAAGCTCAATGCCTTCATCGCCGACCTGGTCGCAGCCCATCCGCACCCGCTGCGCGGTGGCAAGCAGCCGCGCATCCTGTTCGCGACGCAGGCGTCGACCCGCCCGCCGACCTTCGTGCTGTTCACGACCGGCTTCCTCGACCCGCAGTACCGCCGCTTCATCACGCGCCGCCTGCGCGAGGACTACGGCTTCGAGGGCTCACCGATCGTCGTCAACATGCGTGTGCGGGAGAAGCGCACCCGCCGCACGTGA
- the cmk gene encoding (d)CMP kinase has translation MSGTSSTGTASTATVIAIDGPAGSGKSSVARAVARELGFQFLDTGAAYRALTWLILERGGDTDVEATVIASLGALDSLGLTVDASGQRVTIDGTDVTEAIRSERISGAVSGVARTIAAREAVNVRFREIIAEAAPGIVAEGRDITTVVAPDADVRVLLTADEAVRIRRRFGDVGGDQHQVGASLAARDASDSQVVDFLNAADGVTVVDSTDLTFDETVDTIVRLATEEHHD, from the coding sequence ATGAGCGGCACCTCTTCGACCGGCACCGCGTCGACCGCCACCGTCATCGCGATCGACGGCCCCGCTGGCAGCGGCAAGTCCTCGGTGGCGCGCGCCGTGGCGCGCGAGCTGGGCTTCCAGTTCCTCGACACCGGCGCCGCCTACCGCGCGCTCACCTGGCTCATCCTGGAGCGCGGCGGCGACACCGACGTCGAGGCGACGGTGATCGCCAGCCTCGGCGCGCTCGACTCGCTCGGGCTCACCGTCGACGCCTCCGGGCAGCGCGTCACGATCGATGGCACCGACGTCACCGAGGCGATCCGCTCGGAGCGCATCTCCGGCGCCGTCTCGGGCGTCGCGCGCACGATCGCAGCGCGCGAGGCCGTCAATGTGCGCTTCCGCGAGATCATCGCGGAGGCAGCGCCCGGCATCGTCGCCGAGGGCCGCGACATCACGACCGTCGTCGCGCCCGACGCCGACGTCCGGGTGCTGCTGACCGCCGACGAGGCCGTGCGCATCCGCCGTCGCTTCGGCGACGTCGGCGGCGACCAGCACCAGGTGGGTGCGAGCCTCGCGGCCCGCGACGCCTCCGATTCCCAGGTGGTCGACTTCCTGAACGCCGCGGACGGCGTGACGGTCGTCGACTCCACCGACCTGACCTTCGACGAGACGGTCGACACGATCGTCCGCCTCGCGACTGAGGAGCACCATGACTGA
- a CDS encoding prephenate dehydrogenase has protein sequence MTHRLRGPVRIVGTGLLGTSIGLGLAARGVEVQLVDASPTAMRLAADYGAGRLAEPGDTPELIVVAVPPDVTAQVVAAELEAFPDAVVTDVASVKAVPLAQLRALGADISRYLGTHPMAGRERSGALAGSGDLFVGRPWVIAGHDGISYERGSLVDDLILDLGAVPIESTPDEHDRAVAIVSHVPQLVSSLMAARLAHAPDEALRLAGGGVRDVTRVAASDPALWIQILGANAPAVVEQLRALQVDLATLVDALDDPDASGSRKTVADALRTGNEGVARLPGKHGTHTRFTRVQVRVDDRPGQLAQLLVDIGDAGVNLEDLRLDHAEGAQFGVAEITVVPEAALHLHEALEQLGWQVVA, from the coding sequence GTGACCCACCGACTGCGCGGACCCGTGCGCATCGTCGGCACGGGACTGCTCGGCACCTCCATCGGGCTCGGGCTCGCAGCGCGCGGCGTCGAGGTGCAGCTCGTCGACGCCTCGCCGACCGCGATGCGTCTCGCCGCCGACTACGGCGCCGGCCGCCTGGCCGAGCCCGGCGACACGCCGGAGCTGATCGTGGTCGCCGTGCCGCCGGATGTCACGGCGCAGGTCGTGGCCGCAGAGCTCGAGGCGTTCCCGGATGCCGTGGTCACCGACGTCGCGTCGGTCAAGGCCGTGCCGCTCGCGCAGCTGCGCGCGCTTGGCGCAGACATCAGCCGCTACCTCGGCACGCACCCGATGGCAGGTCGTGAGCGCAGCGGTGCGCTCGCGGGATCCGGCGACCTCTTCGTCGGCCGGCCATGGGTGATCGCCGGCCACGACGGCATCTCCTACGAGCGCGGCAGCCTTGTCGACGACCTCATCCTCGACCTGGGCGCCGTGCCGATCGAGTCGACGCCCGACGAGCACGACCGGGCCGTCGCGATCGTCAGCCACGTGCCGCAGCTGGTGTCCTCGCTCATGGCCGCGCGCCTCGCGCACGCGCCCGATGAGGCGCTGCGCCTCGCCGGCGGCGGTGTGCGCGACGTCACGCGCGTCGCGGCCAGCGACCCGGCGCTCTGGATCCAGATCCTGGGCGCCAACGCGCCGGCGGTGGTCGAGCAGCTGCGCGCCCTGCAGGTGGATCTGGCGACGCTCGTCGACGCGCTCGACGACCCCGATGCATCCGGCAGCCGGAAGACGGTGGCGGATGCGCTGCGCACGGGCAATGAGGGCGTCGCGCGCCTGCCGGGCAAGCACGGCACGCACACGCGGTTCACCCGCGTCCAGGTGCGCGTCGACGACCGGCCCGGGCAGCTCGCCCAGCTGCTGGTCGACATCGGCGATGCTGGCGTGAACCTCGAGGACCTGCGCCTCGACCACGCGGAGGGCGCGCAGTTCGGCGTCGCCGAGATCACCGTCGTGCCGGAGGCCGCGCTGCACCTGCACGAGGCGCTCGAGCAGCTCGGATGGCAGGTGGTGGCATGA
- a CDS encoding pseudouridine synthase, whose protein sequence is MTDPSEPGETLPSAEGERLQKVLAAAGVASRRVVEDMIVAGRITVDGDVVTELGSRIRPDARVTVDGTAVQLDSTKRYLMLNKPTGVVSTMSDERGRPDLREFLHDIPERVYNVGRLDADTSGLLILTNDGELAHVLAHPSFGVEKTYVAKVRGAVDQRVIRRLLDGFELDDGSISADAARVVGTPSKGHSMVELTLHSGRNRIVRRMLDHVGHPVVELVRRSFGPLHLGTLRSGRVRELTTMERGAILTLSRSDA, encoded by the coding sequence ATGACCGATCCGAGCGAGCCGGGCGAGACCCTGCCATCGGCAGAGGGCGAGCGCCTCCAGAAGGTGCTCGCCGCGGCAGGCGTCGCGAGCCGCCGCGTCGTCGAGGACATGATCGTCGCCGGCCGCATCACGGTCGACGGCGACGTCGTCACCGAGCTCGGCAGCCGCATCCGACCCGACGCCCGCGTCACCGTCGACGGCACCGCGGTGCAGCTCGACAGCACCAAGCGCTACCTCATGCTCAACAAGCCGACGGGTGTCGTCTCGACGATGTCGGATGAGCGCGGTCGGCCGGATCTGCGCGAGTTCCTGCACGACATCCCCGAGCGGGTCTACAACGTCGGCCGCCTCGACGCCGACACCTCCGGCCTCCTCATCCTCACGAACGACGGCGAGCTCGCCCACGTGCTCGCGCATCCTTCGTTCGGGGTCGAGAAGACCTACGTCGCGAAGGTGCGCGGCGCGGTCGACCAGCGCGTCATCCGCCGGCTGCTCGATGGCTTCGAGCTCGACGACGGCAGCATCAGCGCAGACGCCGCGCGGGTCGTCGGCACACCCTCCAAGGGCCACTCGATGGTCGAGCTGACGCTGCACTCGGGCCGCAACCGCATCGTGCGCCGCATGCTCGACCACGTCGGGCACCCGGTGGTCGAGCTCGTGCGGCGCTCATTCGGCCCGCTGCACCTCGGTACGCTGCGGTCTGGCCGCGTGCGCGAACTCACTACGATGGAGCGCGGTGCCATCCTCACGCTCTCGAGGTCGGACGCCTAG
- the scpB gene encoding SMC-Scp complex subunit ScpB — protein MTMHETDAATDEAAQAAVGEAPAQADEAPTEDRSHLPLERRIEAILMVADEPQGAVHIATALRAPVKAVKAAIEALRADYDGEPVGDRPAGPERGFELREVGGGWRIYVRAGYDADAADFVLTQTPTKLSQAALETLAVIAYKQPITRGAVAAIRAVNVDSVVRTLVGRGLIREAFADAETGAINYETTELLLTQLGLNSLDELPPISPLLPDGEEDVFA, from the coding sequence ATGACCATGCATGAGACGGATGCGGCCACCGACGAGGCGGCGCAGGCTGCCGTCGGCGAGGCGCCCGCGCAGGCCGACGAGGCACCGACCGAGGATCGATCGCACCTGCCGCTCGAGCGCCGCATCGAGGCGATCCTCATGGTCGCCGACGAGCCACAGGGGGCGGTGCACATCGCGACGGCGCTGCGCGCGCCGGTGAAGGCGGTCAAGGCAGCCATCGAGGCGCTGCGCGCCGACTACGACGGCGAGCCCGTCGGCGATCGACCCGCTGGCCCCGAGCGCGGCTTCGAGCTGCGCGAGGTGGGGGGCGGCTGGCGCATCTACGTGCGCGCTGGCTACGACGCCGACGCCGCCGACTTCGTGCTCACGCAGACGCCGACCAAGCTCTCGCAGGCCGCGCTCGAGACGCTTGCCGTGATCGCCTACAAGCAGCCCATCACGCGTGGGGCCGTCGCGGCCATCCGTGCCGTCAACGTCGACTCGGTCGTGCGCACCCTGGTGGGCCGTGGCCTCATCCGCGAGGCCTTCGCCGACGCCGAGACCGGCGCCATCAACTACGAGACCACGGAGCTGCTGCTCACGCAGCTCGGCCTCAACTCGCTCGACGAGCTGCCGCCGATCTCGCCGCTGCTGCCAGATGGAGAAGAGGACGTGTTCGCATGA
- a CDS encoding ScpA family protein encodes MPSPDIEASTPEVGAAERDAEPDAAADEQRGFRLALDNFDGPFDLLLTLIGNRSMDVTEIALGRVTNEFIAYVRTLDTHEELEQASEFIVVAATLLDLKIASLLPAGDVVDSEDVALLEARDLLFARLLQYRAFKQAALWAAERIGEESARHARSVRLEDRFRQRTPELRWTLSADDFAALALLALTPREIPTVGLTHLHAPLVSIREQAAHIVSTLRQQGTTTFRELIAGEATRGVIVARFLAVLELYRHAAITFEQLEPLGELSLSWTGHDFRDEDLVALGADYDHA; translated from the coding sequence GTGCCTTCGCCTGACATCGAGGCATCCACGCCCGAGGTCGGTGCGGCCGAGCGCGACGCCGAGCCTGACGCCGCCGCCGACGAGCAGCGCGGGTTCCGCCTCGCGCTCGACAACTTCGACGGCCCGTTCGACCTGCTGCTGACGCTGATCGGCAATCGGTCGATGGATGTGACCGAGATCGCGCTGGGACGCGTGACGAACGAGTTCATCGCCTACGTGCGCACGCTCGACACGCATGAGGAGCTCGAGCAGGCGAGCGAGTTCATCGTCGTCGCCGCCACCCTGCTCGACCTGAAGATCGCCTCGCTGCTGCCCGCGGGCGATGTCGTCGACAGCGAGGATGTCGCGCTGCTCGAGGCACGCGACCTGCTCTTCGCGCGGCTGCTGCAGTACCGCGCGTTCAAGCAGGCCGCGCTCTGGGCGGCCGAGCGCATCGGCGAGGAGTCGGCCCGCCACGCCCGCTCGGTGCGGCTCGAGGATCGCTTCCGGCAGCGCACGCCAGAGCTCAGGTGGACGCTCTCTGCCGACGACTTCGCCGCGCTCGCGCTGCTCGCCCTGACCCCGAGGGAGATCCCCACCGTCGGGCTCACCCACCTGCACGCGCCGCTCGTCTCGATCCGCGAGCAGGCGGCGCACATCGTCTCGACGCTGCGCCAGCAGGGCACGACGACCTTCCGCGAGCTGATCGCGGGGGAGGCGACCCGCGGCGTCATCGTCGCCCGATTCCTCGCGGTGCTCGAGCTCTACCGCCACGCCGCGATCACCTTCGAGCAGCTCGAGCCGCTCGGTGAGCTCTCGCTCAGCTGGACCGGCCACGACTTCCGCGACGAGGACCTCGTCGCGCTGGGGGCAGACTATGACCATGCATGA
- a CDS encoding ParA family protein, whose protein sequence is METPTLGPTGRSVQEFAVPAPLKSHGPARIVTMCNQKGGVGKTTTTINLGAAVAEYGRRVLAVDFDPQGALSAGLGVDNHDAITIYDLLLNPRLDPKEAIQSTSVEGLDVIPANIDLSAAEVHLVNEVAREQILARVLRRVADDYDLILIDCQPSLGLLTVNALTAAHGVLIPLESEYFALRGVALLKETIEKVQDRLNPALQLDGILVTMFDSRTLHAREVMERVVETFGDTVLDTVIRRTVKFPDASVAGVPVTQFAPEHAAAEVHRQLARELIARGAIA, encoded by the coding sequence ATGGAGACGCCCACGCTCGGGCCGACCGGGCGCTCGGTGCAGGAGTTCGCGGTGCCGGCGCCGCTGAAGAGCCACGGGCCGGCGCGCATCGTCACGATGTGCAACCAGAAGGGCGGCGTCGGCAAGACGACGACCACCATCAACCTCGGCGCTGCCGTCGCCGAGTACGGCCGACGCGTGCTCGCCGTGGACTTCGACCCGCAGGGCGCACTGAGCGCGGGCCTCGGCGTCGACAACCACGATGCGATCACCATCTACGACCTGCTGCTGAACCCGCGCCTCGACCCGAAGGAAGCGATCCAGTCGACCTCCGTCGAGGGCCTCGACGTGATCCCGGCCAACATCGATCTCTCGGCCGCAGAGGTGCATCTCGTCAACGAGGTCGCGCGCGAGCAGATCCTCGCCCGCGTGCTGCGCCGCGTGGCCGACGACTACGACCTGATCCTCATCGACTGCCAGCCCTCGCTGGGCCTGCTCACGGTCAACGCGCTCACTGCCGCCCACGGCGTGCTCATCCCGCTCGAGAGCGAGTACTTCGCGCTCCGCGGCGTCGCGCTCCTCAAGGAGACGATCGAGAAGGTGCAGGACCGCCTGAACCCCGCGCTGCAGCTCGACGGCATCCTCGTCACCATGTTCGACTCCCGCACGCTCCACGCCCGCGAGGTGATGGAGCGCGTGGTGGAGACCTTCGGCGACACCGTGCTCGACACCGTCATCCGCCGCACCGTGAAGTTCCCCGACGCATCCGTCGCCGGTGTGCCGGTGACGCAGTTCGCGCCCGAGCACGCGGCCGCCGAGGTGCACCGCCAGCTCGCCCGCGAGCTGATCGCCCGCGGCGCCATTGCCTAG
- a CDS encoding 1-aminocyclopropane-1-carboxylate deaminase: MSIADFERFPLTFGPSPVHPLDNLTKHLGGAAIWAKREDVASGLAFGGNKTRKLEYIVPDVLASGADTLVSIGGYQSNHTRQVAAVAAKLGLKCRLVQERWVDWDDPVNDKVGNLLLSRIMGADSRLDEAGFDIGIRSSWEEALAEVEAAGGTPYGIPAGASEHKLGGLGFANWAYEVAEQERELGVFFDTIVVCTVTGSTHAGMIAGFAALEDAGGRPRRVIGIDASATIEKTRDQVARIARHTAQLIGLERDLRDDEITVLEGWAGHLYGVPVESTIDAILTSGRTEAMIIDPVYEGKSMAGLIDLVRSGEIAQDSTVLYAHLGGQPALNAYSGIFPWS; this comes from the coding sequence ATGAGCATCGCCGACTTCGAACGCTTCCCGCTGACCTTCGGGCCCAGCCCTGTGCATCCGCTCGACAACCTGACGAAGCATCTGGGCGGCGCGGCCATCTGGGCGAAGCGGGAGGATGTCGCCTCCGGCCTCGCCTTCGGCGGCAACAAGACCCGCAAGCTGGAGTACATCGTGCCCGACGTGCTGGCCTCCGGCGCCGACACGCTCGTCTCGATCGGCGGCTACCAGTCGAACCACACGCGGCAGGTCGCCGCGGTCGCCGCGAAGCTGGGCCTCAAGTGCCGCCTCGTGCAGGAGCGGTGGGTCGACTGGGATGACCCGGTCAACGACAAGGTCGGCAACCTGCTGCTCTCGCGCATCATGGGTGCCGACAGCCGGCTCGACGAAGCCGGCTTCGACATCGGCATCCGCTCCTCGTGGGAGGAGGCGCTCGCGGAGGTCGAGGCCGCGGGCGGCACGCCCTACGGCATCCCCGCCGGCGCGAGCGAGCACAAGCTCGGCGGGCTCGGGTTCGCCAACTGGGCGTACGAGGTCGCCGAGCAGGAGCGCGAGCTCGGCGTCTTCTTCGACACGATCGTCGTCTGCACGGTCACCGGCTCGACGCACGCGGGCATGATCGCCGGGTTCGCGGCGCTCGAGGACGCCGGTGGCCGCCCTCGCCGCGTCATCGGCATCGACGCCTCCGCCACCATCGAGAAGACGCGTGACCAGGTGGCGCGCATCGCCAGGCACACCGCGCAGCTGATCGGCCTCGAGCGCGACCTGCGTGACGACGAGATCACGGTGCTCGAGGGCTGGGCTGGTCACCTGTACGGCGTCCCCGTCGAGTCGACGATCGACGCCATCCTCACCTCTGGCCGCACCGAGGCGATGATCATCGACCCGGTCTATGAGGGCAAGTCGATGGCCGGGCTCATCGATCTGGTGCGCTCCGGCGAGATCGCGCAGGACTCGACGGTGCTCTATGCACACCTGGGCGGCCAGCCGGCGCTGAACGCCTACTCGGGCATCTTCCCCTGGAGCTGA
- a CDS encoding site-specific tyrosine recombinase XerD encodes MTPQQAVDRLLRQLAIERGLSTHTVAAYRRDLGGYLAVLEQRGVTDASAITGEDVAAFRGSLADRGLASSSVARHLSAVKALHRWLVDERVVVEDVARDQRPPKLPSRLPKAISVSQMQRLLETAGTDAGDGGAVSDGAAVDPARLRDRALLELLYATGARISELIALDVDDLATLEEHGLIRVTGKGAKQRLVPIGSYARTAVDAWLVRGRAALAAKGRGGPALLLGARGGRLSRQAAWEIIQRVAEEAGIEHVSPHTFRHSFATHLLEGGADVRVVQELLGHASVATTQIYTHVTADTLRDMYTTAHPRAR; translated from the coding sequence GTGACCCCGCAGCAGGCCGTCGACCGGCTGCTGCGGCAGCTCGCGATCGAGCGCGGTCTCTCGACCCACACGGTCGCCGCCTACCGCCGCGATCTGGGCGGCTATCTGGCGGTGCTCGAGCAGCGCGGGGTGACGGATGCGTCGGCCATCACGGGCGAGGACGTGGCCGCCTTCAGGGGCTCGCTCGCCGATCGCGGGCTCGCGTCCTCATCGGTCGCGCGCCACCTCTCTGCGGTGAAGGCGCTGCACCGCTGGCTGGTGGACGAGCGGGTCGTCGTCGAGGATGTCGCGAGGGATCAGCGGCCACCGAAGCTGCCATCGCGGCTGCCGAAGGCGATCTCCGTCTCGCAGATGCAGCGGCTGCTCGAGACCGCGGGGACGGACGCGGGCGACGGCGGCGCCGTGAGCGACGGTGCCGCGGTCGACCCGGCACGGCTGCGCGACCGGGCCCTGCTCGAGCTGCTCTACGCCACCGGCGCGCGCATCTCGGAGCTCATCGCGCTCGACGTCGACGACCTCGCGACGCTCGAGGAGCACGGCCTGATCCGGGTGACCGGCAAGGGCGCGAAGCAGCGGCTCGTGCCGATCGGCTCCTATGCCCGCACGGCGGTGGATGCGTGGCTCGTGCGGGGCAGGGCGGCCCTCGCCGCCAAGGGGCGTGGGGGCCCCGCGCTGCTGCTCGGCGCGCGCGGCGGCCGGCTGAGCAGGCAGGCGGCGTGGGAGATCATCCAGCGGGTCGCAGAGGAGGCAGGCATCGAGCACGTCTCGCCGCACACCTTCCGCCACTCGTTCGCCACGCATCTGCTCGAGGGCGGCGCCGACGTGCGCGTGGTGCAGGAGCTGCTGGGCCACGCCTCGGTCGCGACGACGCAGATCTACACGCACGTGACCGCCGACACGCTGCGCGACATGTACACGACAGCGCACCCGCGGGCGCGCTGA
- a CDS encoding NUDIX hydrolase produces the protein MIGDTLGAQPVLARERLFDGRVWDVERQEFELGGSRIRREVIVHPGAVAVVALNDADEVCLVHQYRHPAGGTLWELPAGLLDIEGEDPLVGAQRELAEETDLAASTWRTLLDISTTGGGSTEMIRIYLATDVHELPDAFAREGEEAEMERRWVPLEEIIDAALSMRLHNASLLAAMLALTQLRSRGGEAHPADLPFDWHPASRP, from the coding sequence ATGATCGGCGACACGCTCGGCGCGCAGCCGGTGCTCGCGCGCGAGCGGCTGTTCGACGGGCGCGTCTGGGACGTCGAGCGTCAGGAGTTCGAGCTCGGCGGCAGCCGCATCAGGCGCGAGGTGATCGTGCACCCCGGCGCTGTGGCGGTCGTGGCGCTCAACGACGCCGACGAGGTGTGCCTCGTGCACCAGTACCGGCACCCGGCAGGCGGCACGCTCTGGGAGCTGCCGGCCGGTCTGCTCGACATCGAGGGGGAGGACCCGCTCGTCGGCGCCCAGCGAGAGCTGGCCGAGGAGACCGATCTCGCAGCCTCCACCTGGCGCACCCTGCTCGACATCTCCACCACCGGCGGCGGCTCGACCGAGATGATCCGCATCTACCTGGCGACCGACGTGCACGAGCTTCCGGATGCCTTCGCCCGCGAGGGCGAGGAGGCCGAGATGGAGCGCCGCTGGGTGCCGCTCGAGGAGATCATCGATGCGGCGCTGTCGATGCGGCTGCACAACGCCTCGCTGCTGGCGGCGATGCTCGCCCTCACACAGCTGCGCTCCCGCGGCGGCGAGGCCCATCCGGCCGACCTGCCGTTCGACTGGCACCCGGCCTCACGGCCGTGA
- a CDS encoding CTP synthase, with protein sequence MTKQIFVTGGVVSSLGKGLTAASLGNLLTARGLHVVMQKLDPYLNVDPGTMNPFQHGEVFVTDDGAETDLDIGHYERFLDVNLSQAANVTTGQIYSRVIERERRGEYLGDTVQVIPHISDEIKRRMRLQAEGDPQPDVIITEIGGTVGDIESQPFIESARQLRHELGRQNVFFVHVSLVPFLGASGEQKTKPTQHSVTTLRSIGIQPDALVLRSDRPVSDANRKKIALMCDVEEEAVVNTVDLPSIYDIPTTLFEQHLDAYIIHQLGLTAGEVDWSHWQPVLDAVHAPKHEVTIGLVGKYVDLPDAYLSVTEAVKAGGFANQTKVNLRWVRSDDCESPEGAAAQLGELDGIIVPGGFGIRGIEGKLGALRFTRENEIPTLGICLGLQCMVIEAARNLAGIEGASSTEFDEATPAPVIATMAEQEQHLHGGDLGGTMRLGLYEAKLAEGSLAAQLYGDTVSHERHRHRYEVNNTYRDQIAAAGMAFSGTSPDGKLVEYVELPEHPFYIATQAHPELRSRPNHAHPLFQGLVQAALERQRASKLFDETDESADAA encoded by the coding sequence GTGACCAAGCAGATCTTCGTCACGGGTGGTGTCGTCTCATCGCTCGGCAAGGGACTCACCGCCGCGTCGCTCGGCAACCTGCTCACGGCGCGCGGCCTGCACGTCGTGATGCAGAAGCTCGACCCGTACCTCAACGTCGACCCCGGCACGATGAATCCGTTCCAGCACGGCGAGGTCTTCGTGACCGACGACGGGGCTGAGACCGACCTCGACATCGGCCACTACGAGCGCTTCCTCGACGTGAACCTGTCGCAGGCTGCCAACGTCACGACCGGCCAGATCTACTCGCGCGTCATCGAGCGCGAGCGCCGCGGCGAGTACCTCGGCGACACCGTGCAGGTCATCCCGCACATCTCCGACGAGATCAAGCGACGCATGCGTCTGCAGGCTGAGGGCGACCCGCAGCCCGACGTCATCATCACCGAGATCGGCGGGACGGTCGGCGACATCGAGTCGCAGCCCTTCATCGAGTCGGCGCGCCAGCTCCGGCACGAGCTCGGCCGCCAGAACGTCTTCTTCGTGCACGTGTCGCTCGTGCCCTTCCTCGGCGCATCCGGCGAGCAGAAGACCAAGCCGACGCAGCACTCGGTCACGACGCTCCGCTCGATCGGCATCCAGCCCGACGCGCTCGTGCTGCGCAGCGACCGTCCTGTCTCGGACGCGAACCGCAAGAAGATCGCGCTCATGTGCGACGTCGAGGAGGAGGCGGTCGTCAACACCGTCGACCTGCCCTCGATCTACGACATCCCCACGACCCTGTTCGAGCAGCACCTCGACGCGTACATCATCCACCAGCTCGGCCTCACGGCCGGCGAGGTGGACTGGTCGCACTGGCAGCCGGTGCTCGACGCCGTGCACGCGCCCAAGCATGAGGTGACGATCGGCCTGGTCGGCAAGTACGTCGACCTGCCGGATGCGTACCTGTCGGTCACCGAGGCGGTCAAGGCCGGCGGATTCGCGAACCAGACGAAGGTCAACCTGCGCTGGGTGCGCTCGGACGACTGCGAGTCGCCGGAGGGCGCGGCCGCGCAGCTCGGCGAGCTCGACGGCATCATCGTGCCGGGCGGCTTCGGCATCCGCGGCATCGAGGGCAAGCTCGGCGCGCTGCGGTTCACGCGCGAGAACGAGATCCCCACGCTCGGCATCTGCCTGGGGCTGCAGTGCATGGTGATCGAGGCCGCACGCAACCTCGCGGGCATCGAGGGCGCATCCTCGACCGAGTTCGACGAGGCGACGCCGGCACCCGTGATCGCGACCATGGCCGAGCAGGAGCAGCACCTGCACGGCGGCGACCTGGGCGGCACGATGCGCCTGGGGCTCTACGAGGCGAAGCTCGCGGAGGGCTCGCTCGCCGCGCAGCTCTACGGCGACACCGTCTCGCACGAGCGCCACCGCCACCGCTACGAGGTCAACAACACCTACCGCGACCAGATCGCCGCGGCGGGCATGGCCTTCTCCGGCACCTCGCCCGACGGCAAGCTGGTCGAGTACGTCGAGCTGCCCGAGCACCCCTTCTACATCGCCACGCAGGCCCACCCGGAGCTGCGCAGCCGCCCGAACCACGCGCATCCGCTGTTCCAGGGCCTCGTCCAGGCCGCGCTCGAGCGGCAGCGCGCATCGAAGCTGTTCGACGAGACCGACGAGAGCGCCGACGCGGCATGA